The DNA sequence CGTCCACGAGATCGCCCAGCAGGCCGCACCCGACGCCCGGGTGGTGTACGTCGACGTCGATCCGGTCGCGGTCGCGCACAGCCGGGAGATCCTCGCCGGCAACGATGGCGCGACGGTCTTCCAGGAGGACCTGCGTAACCCGGAGAAGATCCTCGAGCACCCGGAGGTACGCCGGCTGTTCGACTTCGACCAGCCGGTGGCGGTCATGCTCCTGGCCGTACTGCACTTCGTGCCGGACTCCGACGACCCGGTCGGTCTCCTGCGCCGGATCCGCGAGCGGCTCGCCCCCGGCAGCTACCTGGTGCTCTCCCAGGCCAGCGACGACGGGCGGACCGTCGAGGAGCGCTCGGACGCCGAGCGGGTCTACCAGTCGACCGACAGCCAACTGGTCATCCGCAACCGCACCGAACTGACCGCGCTGTTCGACGGGTTCGACCTGGTCGAGCCGGGTGTGGTGTGGGTGCCGCAGTGGCGTCCCGACTCGCCCGAGGACGCGGCCGAGGCCGAACGGGCGGTGTTCATGGGCGGAGTGGGACGGTTCGGTGGGTGACGGGCAGTCCGGTTCGCCGGAACCGCGACCGGACCCGGCCGACCGGCCGGGCCCGCCGGACCGTCCCGGCACCGGTCCGGCCGGCGGAGCGGACGCCGGCCGCTCCGCCACCCACCCGGGGCGAACCGCCTTCGCCGCCGCCTGGGCCCGGGCGGTCACCGGCACCTGCTACGTGCCGATGACGCAGACCGAACTCGAGGCGTACCTCGGCGGGCTGACCGACCGGCTCGCCGAGGCGCTGCGCGCCGAGCCGTTCCACCCCCGGGCCGGCTACCAGATCGGGGTCGACCTGATCGACGCCCACATCGCCGCCCCCGAAGGGCTCGGCCGCACCGTCGAGGTGATCGACCTGCGGCTGCTGCGCGACCTCGGGATGTCCGGCGCGGACGCCCGGGACCGGCTCTCCCGGCTGCTCGGCACGGTGGCCACCGGCTATACCCGGGCGCTTCGCGACCGGACCCTCGACGAGCAGGAGTCGATCCGGCGGGCCGCGATGGTGGCCCGCCAGCAGGCCGAGACGGCGCTCCGGGAGAGCGAGGCCCGCTTCCGGCACCAGGCGACCCACGACCCGCTCACCGGGCTGCCCAACCGCACCCTTTTCACTCAGTCGCTCGACGCCGTCTTCGCCGGTCCGCACCGGGACCGCCGGCTCGGCGTCTGCTTCGTCGACCTCGACGGCTTCAAGATGATCAACGATGCGCTCGGGCACCAGATCGGCGACCGCCTGTTGGTGTCGGTCGCCGACCGGCTGCACCGCGCCGTCGGCGGGCATCTGGTGGCCCGGCTCGGCGGCGACGAGTTCGTGATCCTGGTCGAGGACAGCACCTGCACCGAAGACGTCGTACGGGTCGCCGACGCGGCCCTGCGGGCCATCGCCGGGCCGGCCATCGTGGAGGGACACGAGCTGACTGTGTCTGCCAGCGCCGGCATCGTCGAACGCCCCGTCGCCGGCACCACCGCCGGCGACGTCATGCGGGCCGCCGACGTCACCCTGCACTGGGCCAAGGACGCCGGCAAGGGCCGGTGGTCGCTGTTCGATCCGGTACGCAACGAAGAGGAGATCACCCGCTACGCGCTGTCGGCGGCGATGCCGGCCGCGATCGACCACGGCCAGTTCTATCTCGACTACCAGCCGCTGGTGTCACTCTCCGACGAACGGATCCTCGGCGTCGAGGCTCTGGTGCGGTGGCGGCACCCGGAGACCGGAATCCTGCGGCCGGACAAGTTCATCGGCCTCGCCGAGGAGACCGGCCTGATCGTCCGGCTCGGCGGCTGGGCGCTCGCCGAGGCCTGCCGCGAGGCGCGACGCTGGCTCGACCTCGATCCCGGCGCACCGTTCGTCAGCGTCAACCTCGCCGTCCGGCAGGTCCACGACCCCGGGCTGGTCGACGAGGTCCTCGCCCTGCTCGACCACACCGGCCTGCCGCCCGGACGCCTTCAGCTCGAAATCACCGAGAGCGCCCTGATGAGCAACTCGGCGGGCCCCGTACGCGCCCTGCGCACCCTCTACGACCGCGGCATCCGGATCGCGATCGACGACTTCGGTACCGGCTACTCCAACCTCGCCTACCTGCGAACCCTGCCGGTCCACGAGCTGAAGATCGCCGGCTCGTTCGTCGAGGGACTGCGCCGGCCGTACCCGGACCTGGCCACCGCGACCGACGAGCGGATCCTGACCACCCTGGTCTCGCTCGCGCACACCCTCGGCCTCACCGTGACCGCCGAGGGTGTCGAAACCGCCTGGCAGGCCGAACGCCTACGGGCGATCGGCTGCGACACCGCACAGGGCTACCTGTTCGGCCGGCCCGGCCCGGCGGACGACATCACGGCCCGGCTCGGCCGACCGGTCGGCACCACCGTCGTCGGCTCCCGGCCGACCCCCTGAGTTCCGCGCCGCCGGTCGGGACCCGACCGGCGGTCGCCGTCAGGTCGGGGGACACAGCAGCGCCGACAACCGGGCCGCCTGCGTCTCCCAACGCCACTCCCGCTCCACCCAGGCCCGGCCCGCCGCACCCATCCGTCGGGCCAGCTCGCGGTCGGCGAGCAGCCCGGCTACCCGGTCGGCGACCGCGGCGACGTCCCGCCCACCGACGACGTATCCGGTCTCGCCCTCGACCACCGCGTCCGGCGCGCCACCGGAGTCACCGGCGACGACCGGCAGCCCGGTCGCCGACGCCTCCAGGTAGACGATGCCGAGCCCCTCCACGTCGAGCCCCCGGTTTCGGGTGCGGCACGGCATCGCGTAGACGTCGCCGGCCGCGTAGTGCGCCGGCAACTCCGCCCACGGCACCGACCCGGTGAAGACCACGTCGGATTCGACGCCGGCCTCGCGGGCCAACCGTTCGAGCGTCGCGCGGTGGGGGCCGCCACCGACCACGAGCAGCGCCGCCCCCGGCACCCGGCGGCGGATCGCCGGCAGCGCCCGGATCAGCACGTCCTGTCCCTTGCGCGGCACCAGCCGGGAGACACACACCACCACCGGCCGGTCGGCGAGTCCGAGCCGGGCCCGGACCCCGGCACCGTCCACCCCGGGGTGGTACGCCTCGACGTCGACCCCGGGCGCGAGCCGTTCGAGCCGGGTCAGCCCGCGCAGCGCCCGGTCGAGCCGTACCCGGGTGTATTCGCCCAGGTAGGTGACGACGTCGTTGCCCCGGGCGATCCGGCGCAGGGTGGCCCGGGCGCCGGGCAGCGCCGTCCAGCCGACCTCGTGGCCGTGGGTCAGCGCGACCGCCCGCCGCACCCCGGCCCGCCTCCGCAGCCCGGCGGCGAGCAGCCCGAGCGGGGCGGCGGCACCGAACCAGACCGTGTCGCAGTCGTACGCCCGGGCCAGTCGGGCGGCGCGACGGGCCACCGCCGGCGTCGGCAGCAGCATGCCGGTGTCCTCGCGCACCACCTCGAACGGCTGCTCGGCGTCGAACTTGTCGGCGCCGGACCAGGTCGATGCGTAGACGACGACGGAGCCGGCCGGCTGCCGCAGCGCCAGGTTGTGCACGAACTGCTGGATGCCGCCCGGCCGGGGCGGGAAGTCGTTGGTGATCAACAGGGTCCGGTGGCTGACGCCTGATCCGCTCACGGGCGGTCTCCTTCGGCGAAGGCGCGGGCGGCGGCGATGCGTTGCACGGTGGACGGGTGCGACGCCGACCAGAGCTGGTGCCAGGGCGGCGGGTCGGGGTCGCCGAGGTTGACCGCGAAGAGCCGGCGCTGCATCGCCTCGAACGTCGCCGGGTCGCCGGTCAGCGTCAGCGCGTGGACGTCGGCCCGCCGCTCGACCTGCCGGGACACCAGGGCCTGTACCGGGGTGGCGACCAGCGCGCCGACCGCGACCACGGCCAGCAGCAGCGGAAACGCCCGCGGTTCGGCGATCGAGTCGACGCCGGCCGCCCGCAGCAGCCCGCCCCACGAGCCGAGCAGGAAGACGGTGACGACCGCCGCCGCGGCACCCAGGGCACCGATCAGGGTGCCGGTGAACACGTCGTCGTTACTCGTGTGCCCCAACTCGTGGGCGACGACGGTCTTCACCTCACCCGGGGTCGCCTCGCGCAGCAGCGTGTCGTAGACGACGATGCGTCGGGTCGGCCCGATGCCGGAGACGTACGCGTTGACGGCCCGGGTACGCCGTGAGGCGTCGGCGACCAGTACGTCGCGCACCGGCGCCCCGTCGCGTTCGGCGAGCGCCATCAGCTCGGTACGCAGCGGGCCCTGCGCCATCGGGGTGAACCGGTTGAAGACCGGCTCGACGACCACCGGCAGGATCAGCGACAGCAGTACGACCAGGATCGCGGCCCCGGCGGCGCCCAGCGCCCACCACCAGCGGGGGGCCAGCCGGGTCACGGTGTAGAAGACCAGCAGCGCCACCCCGCCGATGACGGCGCTGACCACGTACGACTTGAGCAGGTCGGCGGTCCAGCCGCCCCAGCCCTGGGTGGAGAGTCCGTGCCGGCTGACGACGGCGTGCCGCCAGGCGGCGAACGGCAGCGTGGCGAGGTCGGCGACGAGCACCACCACGAGCCCGCCGACCAGCGCCTGGGCGATCCAGTGGTCACCGAAGGGCCGGCCGCCGAGCGCGACGAGCGTGGCGCCCAGCGGGGTCAGGCCGAGCAACAGGGCCACGACCAGGCCGACCGCGAGCGCACCGTAGCTGCCCGGCCGCAGCGCGGCGTGGAAAGCGCGCCCCCGCTCGACGTCGTCGGCCGGCAGGTCGCGCAGGGCGGCGAGCTGCTCGGCCCGGGGGGCCGCCGGGTCATTCCACGGCACCAGCAGGAGCACCACGACGACCAGGGCCACGACGAGTGCGGCGAGCGTGACGGCCGCCCACGTCCGAGTGGTCATCCGGACCGTCCCCCTCCGCCACGCCGGTGTGCGCCCAATCCTATGGCCCACCGCCGTGCCGTCCGGGCCGGGCGGGCGCTACGCGACGCGGCGGGCGCGGGAACGGCGACGGGTGGGTGGGGCGAGGCGTACCGGCCCGGCGGTGGTCGGCGGCCGGTCGGTGATCACCTGTGGGTCGAGCCCGGCCCGGGCCAGGATCTCCAGCACCTGGCGGTCGTCGGGGGTCAGTTCGGCTATCTCGCGGGGGGCGTCGAACAGCGCGGTGACCACGCACTCCCGACAGGCCGCACCACGGACGGTGCAGCTCTGGCAATCGATGAGC is a window from the Polymorphospora rubra genome containing:
- a CDS encoding SAM-dependent methyltransferase, producing MERPNWAPESIDIERPSVARMYDYYLGGSHNFAVDRAAAQAMIAAVPEAPLMAHANRAFLRRAVHHLVGSGVRQFLDIGSGIPTVGNVHEIAQQAAPDARVVYVDVDPVAVAHSREILAGNDGATVFQEDLRNPEKILEHPEVRRLFDFDQPVAVMLLAVLHFVPDSDDPVGLLRRIRERLAPGSYLVLSQASDDGRTVEERSDAERVYQSTDSQLVIRNRTELTALFDGFDLVEPGVVWVPQWRPDSPEDAAEAERAVFMGGVGRFGG
- a CDS encoding glycosyltransferase family 4 protein produces the protein MSGSGVSHRTLLITNDFPPRPGGIQQFVHNLALRQPAGSVVVYASTWSGADKFDAEQPFEVVREDTGMLLPTPAVARRAARLARAYDCDTVWFGAAAPLGLLAAGLRRRAGVRRAVALTHGHEVGWTALPGARATLRRIARGNDVVTYLGEYTRVRLDRALRGLTRLERLAPGVDVEAYHPGVDGAGVRARLGLADRPVVVCVSRLVPRKGQDVLIRALPAIRRRVPGAALLVVGGGPHRATLERLAREAGVESDVVFTGSVPWAELPAHYAAGDVYAMPCRTRNRGLDVEGLGIVYLEASATGLPVVAGDSGGAPDAVVEGETGYVVGGRDVAAVADRVAGLLADRELARRMGAAGRAWVEREWRWETQAARLSALLCPPT
- a CDS encoding M48 family metalloprotease, whose translation is MTTRTWAAVTLAALVVALVVVVLLLVPWNDPAAPRAEQLAALRDLPADDVERGRAFHAALRPGSYGALAVGLVVALLLGLTPLGATLVALGGRPFGDHWIAQALVGGLVVVLVADLATLPFAAWRHAVVSRHGLSTQGWGGWTADLLKSYVVSAVIGGVALLVFYTVTRLAPRWWWALGAAGAAILVVLLSLILPVVVEPVFNRFTPMAQGPLRTELMALAERDGAPVRDVLVADASRRTRAVNAYVSGIGPTRRIVVYDTLLREATPGEVKTVVAHELGHTSNDDVFTGTLIGALGAAAAVVTVFLLGSWGGLLRAAGVDSIAEPRAFPLLLAVVAVGALVATPVQALVSRQVERRADVHALTLTGDPATFEAMQRRLFAVNLGDPDPPPWHQLWSASHPSTVQRIAAARAFAEGDRP
- a CDS encoding putative bifunctional diguanylate cyclase/phosphodiesterase, producing the protein MTQTELEAYLGGLTDRLAEALRAEPFHPRAGYQIGVDLIDAHIAAPEGLGRTVEVIDLRLLRDLGMSGADARDRLSRLLGTVATGYTRALRDRTLDEQESIRRAAMVARQQAETALRESEARFRHQATHDPLTGLPNRTLFTQSLDAVFAGPHRDRRLGVCFVDLDGFKMINDALGHQIGDRLLVSVADRLHRAVGGHLVARLGGDEFVILVEDSTCTEDVVRVADAALRAIAGPAIVEGHELTVSASAGIVERPVAGTTAGDVMRAADVTLHWAKDAGKGRWSLFDPVRNEEEITRYALSAAMPAAIDHGQFYLDYQPLVSLSDERILGVEALVRWRHPETGILRPDKFIGLAEETGLIVRLGGWALAEACREARRWLDLDPGAPFVSVNLAVRQVHDPGLVDEVLALLDHTGLPPGRLQLEITESALMSNSAGPVRALRTLYDRGIRIAIDDFGTGYSNLAYLRTLPVHELKIAGSFVEGLRRPYPDLATATDERILTTLVSLAHTLGLTVTAEGVETAWQAERLRAIGCDTAQGYLFGRPGPADDITARLGRPVGTTVVGSRPTP